The segment TGTcatgaggaaattgaagaatGTACTTTAGTGTACTTATAGTTGAAAATCTTTTCAAGTTCTAATGCATTCTGTCTCCCTTTTGAGGAAGACCTTTTGTAAAAGATTAactattattttagatttgtataCTTAATCTGATGAATTTTGATGTTGCAAATCCTGCAGGTATTAAGCGGGCATAATGTATTTTGTACAGATGAAATCGAGTCAACTTTTGCAACTCATTTATACAAGCACCAATGGAGATGCATTTTTCTCTTAATTGAAGTTCTCATGGGTGACAAGCAGCAGAGATGGATCACAGATTGTTATAACATGCATTTCTTTTGTAACATAAACTTCATATTAATAGTTTTATGTATGGGACATACCCTTCTACATTTCCTACCCTGTAGgtgatataaaagaaaaagaactattGTAAACCCTTTGCCTAACACATATACCATGTCCTGATGCTACTTTTGCCTTACTTCTGTTTTGGAACCTTTTGGGCTAGGCTTATTGATCTTCTCACGAAGCAAAAAATGCAAGATAATTCTCTACTAAGCCATCCAAGTTGGCTGCATGAGGTCCAGAAAAACCTTCATTATAATCACGATCAATGCTGTTAATGtacatgaggaaaaaaaaaaaaaccctctgtGAAAGCTCAGTAGAATTATAGTAATGGAAGACAATTACAAGAGAATGGTTCAGGACTTAGGAAGCCTGTCGCAATTTGCAGGAGCCCATCCAATCTGACGCTTCTCGTTATCATAAACCACCATTTTATCTTGCATAGAAATGTCTGAACAAGAAGAAAGTAAATTAGTGGAAATTGCACTGGGTGTGTGTAACAGAAGGTTTTTGATTTCCGGGGATTACCTCCAATTATGTTAAGATTGCCGAGTCCAACTTCATGGCCGTTTAAAATTCCCAAGCACACATTTCCATGTCTCTGAAAGGGAAGTGATTGTTATGCATGTTTCataagatttttctttgttcgCTGTTCTTAttgcagtaaaaaaaaattgtaggatttgcaacaaaaaaaaaaaaatgtaggattTGCAGATGTGCTTACAGTAACAATTAGATAAGCTTCAGGTGATAGTTGCAGCTGAACATTCTTGGCATTTGTAAAGCTCAGTACTAAAGGCTTGAAGTAGTTCTTGACATCACCAACAGATTTGAAAGGCTTTTTGCCTTTCCAGCATATTGATAGTGATTTGTCCTCAGCAGCATCTTTTAATGGCTTTCCATTTAAATCCTTTTTTATCTGAGACATGGGTTAATGGTCAGGTTTTGAGGTTTTGCATATAAGTTTGAACTTGCAGAAGAATGATCTGCGTGTTTAGCATCTCACCAGATTGACTGTAGCTTGGTAAGCTTGGGAATTGAAGTAAGTGTAAGAACTTCCACTATCAAAGATCATAGTGAGGCCCTTTACACCAGTAGATGTTCCACCAAAAACAAGTTCAGCAGGTCCTGATGAATAGTGTTTGCTGAAAACAGAACATCTAGCATAAGTTGTTTGAAAGTGACAAGATATTATATGCATTGCACAAAATATGCTACTTCCTCTACCACAATAGACAAAAGTTTGTTATGacatttatttcaataaattgttaggtttattttttttaattaaaatactgCTATTTTGTGAACTATTATTGTGAGACGAAAGGATATAGAACTTTGAAGAAGCATACTCCGTTGGATTGCTTGAAATTGGTGTCCATATGATTCCAGAAGAAGGGACAAGATcatctccaaaaaataaaaatcctccCCCTCGCCCGCTTAAACAGTGGCCTAACACATTCTTTGTTATGCCTATGTTACTCAATTGTGACACTATGTTTACTTTGCCATTTCCAAGGCCTAGGACTCCAGCTGTTGATGGTGGAGAGTGTGACCCAGAATATTTTTGGTTATATCCACACCTGCAACAAAGAGGAACCATAAATGTAGTTACATGTAGTAACAAACATTGATCTCAAGGGTAAGTTATCATAAATAATCACCTCATTGAGATTGATAGGGTGTCACTCATTTTACATGTAGAAATCGGTTTTCATAACTATTTAGTACATTAAGGACTTACATAAAAGATAACAATGCCGAAT is part of the Quercus robur chromosome 9, dhQueRobu3.1, whole genome shotgun sequence genome and harbors:
- the LOC126698170 gene encoding aspartic proteinase Asp1-like; this encodes MTKTTQRMKALMGFIFLVLFATFPACFSQDSQFAHVLTKSTSNRFGSSAIFPVQGNVYPLGYYSVHLKIGNPPKVYDLDIDTGSDFTWVQCDAPCTGCTKPRHLLYKPKQNNLVNCVDPVCAAMHLPGKPQCKDPKEQCDYQVNYADQGSSLGVIVKDNVPLRLFNGSNIAPSLAFGCGYNQKYSGSHSPPSTAGVLGLGNGKVNIVSQLSNIGITKNVLGHCLSGRGGGFLFFGDDLVPSSGIIWTPISSNPTDKHYSSGPAELVFGGTSTGVKGLTMIFDSGSSYTYFNSQAYQATVNLIKKDLNGKPLKDAAEDKSLSICWKGKKPFKSVGDVKNYFKPLVLSFTNAKNVQLQLSPEAYLIVTRHGNVCLGILNGHEVGLGNLNIIGDISMQDKMVVYDNEKRQIGWAPANCDRLPKS